Below is a genomic region from Actinoallomurus bryophytorum.
AGAGCTGGAGCCCGACCACGACGTACGGCGTCACGGCGACCGCGCACCGGCCCTTGACTCCGGCGATGTACGGACGTCCCGGGCGGCCCGCTCCCCGGGAGGGCTTCCAGGGCGAGGGACTGCTCGCGGTCGACCCGGGCACGGGTGAGCCGGTCCACGTCTACGCCGCGCGCGACGGCCGCGCCGAGGTGCCCTCGATCCGCGCGGCGTACGGGGACGGCGTACTCACCGTCGACGCGGACGGTGACGTCGAGCAGGCCCTGCACCCCGGCACGATCGAGCGCGCGCTCGGCACGTGGGCGGACGGATACGCCCGCCGTACGGGCGCCGGCGCCGTCCGGGCCGCCCCGGCCGTCTGGTGCTCCTGGTACCACTACTTCGGCGCGGTGACCACCGACGACATCCTGGAGAACCTCGACGCGGTGGAGGAGCGGGACCTGCCGGTCGACGTGATCCAGATCGACGACGGCTGGCAGGCCGGCATCGGCGACTGGCTCTCCTTCTCCGGCCCGTTCGCCGGACTGCCGAGGCTGGCCGGGCGGATCCGGAGCGCCGGCCGGCGGGCGGGCATCTGGGTCGCGCCGTTCCTCGCCGCCGCGAACAGCGATCTCGCCCGCGCGCACCCGGGCCGGCTGGGCGGCGACGCCGGGCACAACTGGGGCCAGGCCCTGTTCGCCCTGGACGTCGTGCGCGCCGAGGATCACCTGCGCGAGGTGTTCACCGCCCTGCGCGCCTGGGGATTCGACTATTTCAAGCTGGACTTCCTCTACGCCGGGGCGATGGGCGGCCTGGACGCCTACCGGCACGGGCTCACGGTGATCCGCGAGGCGGTGGGCCCCGACGCGTACCTGGTCGGCTGCGGCGCCCCGATCCTGCCGAGCGTGGGCCTGGTCGACGCCATGCGGGTCTCCCCCGACGTCAGCCCCGTCTACGAGCCGGAGGACGGCGACCTTTCCCGGGCCTCGCAGCGGGCCGCGACGGTGACGACGATCGCGCGCGCCTGGCAGCACGGGCGGTTCTGGGTGAACGACCCGGACTGCCTGATCGCACGCCCGCAGGTCGAACGCCGCGAGGACTGGGCCGCTGTCGTGGAACGCTACGGCGGCCTGCGCGCGTCCTCTGACCGCATCGCCGACCTCGACGCATGGGGGCTGGAGACGACGCGGCGCCTGCTGTCCTCGGCCCCGGACCCGGTGCCCTTCGGAACTCCGTGACGGCCGGCGCCAGCGGCCCACGGCGTCGAGCCGGGCGCGCCGCCCCAGGTGCTCGATCGAGCTCGTGCCGGGGATCGGCAGCATGACGGGTGAGCGGGCCGGCAGCCAGGCCGACGGCCCTCGTGGCCACCGGACC
It encodes:
- a CDS encoding glycoside hydrolase family 36 protein, with protein sequence MRLRVDPVRAQVYEHGWQSWSPTTTYGVTATAHRPLTPAMYGRPGRPAPREGFQGEGLLAVDPGTGEPVHVYAARDGRAEVPSIRAAYGDGVLTVDADGDVEQALHPGTIERALGTWADGYARRTGAGAVRAAPAVWCSWYHYFGAVTTDDILENLDAVEERDLPVDVIQIDDGWQAGIGDWLSFSGPFAGLPRLAGRIRSAGRRAGIWVAPFLAAANSDLARAHPGRLGGDAGHNWGQALFALDVVRAEDHLREVFTALRAWGFDYFKLDFLYAGAMGGLDAYRHGLTVIREAVGPDAYLVGCGAPILPSVGLVDAMRVSPDVSPVYEPEDGDLSRASQRAATVTTIARAWQHGRFWVNDPDCLIARPQVERREDWAAVVERYGGLRASSDRIADLDAWGLETTRRLLSSAPDPVPFGTP